Sequence from the Amphiprion ocellaris isolate individual 3 ecotype Okinawa chromosome 1, ASM2253959v1, whole genome shotgun sequence genome:
CGTTATGTAGCGAGAAGCACATCGTCGTTCAGTCCGTTGCCGTGCTTCTGCTGCCAACTAAGGTCCAAGGGTTAGGCTAAACGTTCCCTACCTCCCAGAATctaacaaagtaaaacaaacgGGGAGAAAGATAGCACAGACAGACCACTTAGtacactttaaaatgtttttcttttatatatatgaATTAAATTTACATCCATCTCTCTTCCTGAATCACAGCGTCCCACGGCGGTCTGAAGCAGCCAGAGGCTCTGAGTTCCACATCCAACCACATCCTCGGGTAAGAGCACTGAACAAAAGGCCATCTGAAAATTTCCACAAAGCATCCTTGTTTACAAATTTCGTGCTCCTCAAGTTTGATTTCTGAAAAGATCAGCTGCAGAATGTGCTTTAATAAAATCAAAgagtaaaactgttaaaaagttCTAATCTATGTTCTGATCTCCCACTCGTATATCATGGTCATAAGACAGAGTGGgccaaaaaaatcatcacaagTACAACCAGgacatgaaaatatatatatttttataatatatataaaatgtcttCTATGTAATCCAGTATGTACACTTTGCACAAGACGTCTGGGCAATGAGTTCCTCAGAAATGAAGCGCCGCTTCAACGGGTTTCACACAAATattccagaaagaaaaaattcaGAAGTCACGAAAATGTGCAACCCAAAAATAAACCCTCCACAATATCAGGACAAAAAAGGTTAACTATGTTCCAGAAGAAGCTTCCTCAGGCAGAGAGCGCCTCCAGTCTCCGTGAAAACAGGTTGAGAAATCTGCTGTAGTCCACAGATGGTTGGTGAGAGGAAAAGGAAACGTCGTCTCAGTAGAAgtgctggagcagagcaggactcAGTAGATGACCTCGTAGACGGTGGCCTTCTTGTCCCCGGATCCTGTCACGATGTATTTGTCATCTGCCGAGATGTCGCAGCTCAGGACGGAGGACGACTCCTTCGACTGTGGAGGGAAAAATCAGCAAAAGTCAACACTCAGAAATCTCAGAGTACTATCATGTTGGTTAAGATTACGTTTCGGTTGATCTGACAGTGTGTGAGTTGGAGGACTAAACACAAATAgccagtgtttttctttttgacccTCATGTCTAAACGATCTGCACAGGAGAGTTTTTATGCCTTTCCTAGAAATTATGTGACATATTGGATcctatttttctgctgtgtttgtgtttcttcaggTTACCTGGAAGATGCTGGCACCGTAAGGAGTCCTCCAGGCGTTCAGCAGGTTGTCCTTCCCTGTGCTCACAAACCATTTACCTGCAAACACAATGAAGGTAGGTGCGTTTACAACAGATTTACTCCACAGCTGACAGGAGACTCTGTAATAACCTCATCGATAGCCATAAAAGCTGATAGAGGAAAATAGCAGAACATCAGCAATCATAAAATGCTCATAATGAAGGAGACTCACCCCACTTCCTCTCAGATAATTATTTAAATCACCCTCTGATTAATTACCCAACTGACTAGTTGGCTAATGATTTAATTAGTGACAGCGAGAGCTCTGAAGCGGCGTCTGAATGAACCAGGCAGAGATATGAGTGTGTGCTGTGGGGGATCTGCTGAGGCCATACCAATGCCGACATTTCTGGCAGAAAGAGTGAAGCAAGAGTAAAACCTCATTTGTCTCAACTTGAAACCAGCTGGTCTGCCCAACAGGCACAAAAATCTGAAGTGAAAAAAGCATCGACTTTCACTAATGAACCTATTTATAAAGTAACAGTCTTTGCAGAGCAACACCAAGCTGACTGAATATTTATTGCAGTTCCTACAAACAAGCTGCCCTCCTCAGAAGTAAACAGCACTTTATTCACTGAATCATCTCAATGTccaaagaaatgtttgtttcctcATCTGTAGCTCCATTAACTAGCTGCAGTCAAAATCAGACCATCAGACAGTGTGAAGATGTGGTTTCTGGCCTGACAAATgtaaagaacaagaaaaatcaCCACATGTAAGAGCAGGGCAGTTGCTAGGATTTTAGCTCAGGCCTTTGATATTCTCTTAGAAGaatcacagaaacaacaaaatgaccacaaatacattatgaaagctacaaaaacaaattacacaacaaccctaaatgtcatgtttttttgcCCCTAATAAAGTGTCTTTCAGCTCTGGGACACCATcagtcctctgctgctgagatgGAGACACTCACAGCTCTACAGGTGAAGGTTTTAAAGTTCTGTTAACAAGTGACAAATGTGATGAATGTCATCTAATTCTATTTTCTCAGCTATGAATGGCAAACAACTTTTTGCACGTCTTCCCTGCGGTTGTTAACCAGTAGAGACGTACAGTACAAAAGTTTACATGCACTTGTAACAACCTTGTATATAATGGCACTGTTGAGTTTTCAAAAACTTTTATGACGCATTTTGGTTCTTATATCTACTTATTTGCGCTCTTCTACAAAAATATCAgtatatacagtggtggaaaaaagttctcgaacacaccatactatgtaTATTGCCTTAAGAATccctcttaggtcttcaagtgtaatttcGCAGccataatacaaaacaaatcctaaaaaaaacattaaaatcttaaaattgattggttccatcacaataagaaattttgagtgtTAGATCACTTTGGTAGAATTGTTAGTGGTAGTTGTGTTAGTTTTCTtgtaatcaaacaaaaaaatgatcattAGTATTAGGTTGTGTCCGTCTGATGCAGCCAAAAAAGatctttccaccactgtatgtgtAACTACTAAAAGTTAAATCTCTTTGGCACTGAAAgagttttgttttcctttctctgTGCTGAACCCCCATTAGGGAGTCTTTTGGTCTGTTACTCACCACAGTAGGCGAACTTAAGTGAGAGGACGCAGCTTTCATGCAGGTGCAGCTGGTACTTGTCAGGCTTGGTGTGGTGAAGAACCTCCACATTACTGCTCTCCATTCCCACAGCGAGCCACTCCCCAGTGGGACAGTAGCCCAACGAGAAGATCTGCAACCAGGACAACAAGAACTTTAAAAGACGCTCGTTGTACAACCGAAGACACGGTGCTGCATTCCTCTGTGAGCAGAGGGATTTGTTTTGAGCTTCTTTCTACCTGTGAGGTAAAGTCATGCTGCTGGAGCTGGCGGCCCTCTCTCAGGTCCCAGGAGCGCACGGTGTTGTCGAGGCCTCCGGTCCACAGCTTGGTCCCGTCGTGGGAGATGTCGATACAGCTGGCTCCGTCTGTGTGGCCCTGGAACTGCCTGCAACAACACGAGACGCCAAACAACAAGTCAGGGACTGAGGAGAATAGCTCTTCCAACACTTAACAATAATCTGTTTTACTAAACACACTGAACTGTGTATTAAAGAATACCTGAAGAATTGATGCAGTGACTGTTCAGTGGAACCATAACAAAGGTTGGGTTATCAAAACTCTACCTTTAAAATAGCTGATATCTTGTAGGTATAACCAGCACATCTGAAGGAGATAATTAGCAGTAACCCTCTATCTACAGTGATGAATCATCTAATCATTATAAAACATTCATGTCTTTGCTGTTTAATAACATTAATACTAATAATAGACCCTATTTGTCAGATGCCTGAGCAGAAAAATGCAGGATTTCAATTGTAAGATGACACAAATGAATGTCATCAGTGTATTTTTAGTACTTGACTTTAAAAAGTTACAACGCTGATTCATTTCACTGAGTGAGTAATATTCAGTCAGATACTGGGCAACAGCGTGGTGCAGCGAGAATAACTGGAGCGGTTTTGCAAACTGTGTGTGACAttagttttagacattttcttgCTCATACATGGCTGTTAAAGTAAACAGGATGTAGAAAACGGCAGATTAACAGCGTGAGGTGATGCATGGTGGAGGATACGTTACCATAAGTAGTGACTGAAGAAACATTAAGCTAATTCTAAATCTAGGCTATCCCTAAACAGAATCCATGCTTTGTCCAGGTGCGGCCATCTCTGCGATGGACTGAGGATAGTGTTGTACCACAGACACCAACTGTCCCTCAACAACCGCTCATCCAAACGACCTCATATTTGACACTGAATTTCATTGGTTCCCTGGCAACACACCCACTAAGTCTAAAGCCAATCTGATGTCAAGGTAAGTGGAGAGACGGACACACAGACAAAGGTTCCTTGAATTCGTGGCCAAAGCACTGACCTGACGAGGGTCTGGTTGTGGAGGTCCCACACGGCAATGTTTCCATCggagcagcaggagaagcagACCTTAGCGTCAGGGCTGATGGCCAGAGCATAGCAGGCAGGAGCGGAGGAAGTGAGCTCGGCCTTTATGCGGGGAGTCTGCGAGGCCAGGTCCCAGATGGTCAGCGTGCTGGCCTCGCCACCCACTATGAGGGTGCGGCCATCAGGCAACAGCTTGCAGGAGCGGATGTAATTGTCCCTGTTCTGGAGCGGAAACAAAGGCAGAGTATCGTCACAATCTTGATGACTGAGAGtaatttgtgccatttttgtacACATGAATTATCTACATTTAAGTAGGATAATTGGAAGCTTGGAAAAAACTCCATTCCAGTTCTGTTGCACAACAAAGATCAGCatcactgcatttatttaacaCCTTCTCCACTTAAAGCtcaagaggattttttttttttgacaagggAAGTTTTTTAGACTGTAGCCGACTCTCTTCCATGTTACAGTGAAGATGTGGATGTCAGCTTTAACAAGAGACGCAGAGAAAaagtggagctgcagctgctggccagactccaagagAGCAGGAAGATGGAGATCAATAGAACCGTGGAAGCTCTTGGTCGAATTAAAACAGCACCCTGATGGCTTTATAAGACCCAATTACACTCTGGACGCACCTTAAGGGTGTTGGAGGCCATCTGAGCCGAACAGCATGAAGCCACAGTATCAGAATGAGAAACGGGAGGCAGTTGGGAGGAAGTAATGAGCTGGGTAATGGCAGACAGGGTTGGCCAATCAGAACATCATTACTcagcaggcttttttttttcctcaccaaGGATTATTTCAGCACAGCAGCGAGACACTTTACTGAATTATTCACATCTTTGTCTGTTGGGATCTGGGGGGAAAGCTACTATGGGAAATGGAGTGAGGCTACATTTGATGCTCAAGAAAACTCTTAATGAAGCGACCAATCACAGAGACCTCATGAAACACGAGTACATGATGTCACTTGGAACATCCATGGTAATAAGACCCATGCAAATCACTGGAACCAACACATTTCACCCCCTCTTCTCATGATTTtaacaaacatcaacaacagtTAGTTACCAGACAGTCGAGCTGGGACACTGGGCTCTTGCTGCCCGGCTGGCTGATGTCCCAGATCTTGACACACCCTTTGCCGCCGGTATAGACGTGACGTGTGGGGTTGCTGATGGTGACGGCGCAGACCACTTCCCCGTGGCTCAGCGTGTTGATTTGGCGAGCGTGGCGTGGGATGCCCGGGCCGATCAGTGCATCAGGAGGAAAGGGCACGGGCTGCATTTGACCATCAGCACTTACATGAAAGGAATAAGCTCTGtggaagacagaagaagagaaaggcAGTCAGTCTCAGCTACAAAGTCATGCAATCTGTTAACAGAAACTCTCtgcaaattaaaacacaaatacgCACGGTTTTCCTCCAGAAATGGAAGTGAGGCTGGCTGGCAGGCCTGGAGCTCTCATGTGAGGATGAGGGTCAAACCCCGCCTGCAAACGTAAAAACAGGGAGCAGTTAAACAACCATTAGCCTACAAAGATAAATTAGACTAAGCTAATATTCAAAGTGCAGTCTATGACTAGCTTTAGGTCCTAACGCCTGGAGGATCTCTCGTACCATCGCTTCCAGGCAAATCCCTTGAAAGACACAGATTGAGCTCGGCTGCATACAGAGGAGCTTTACACAAGGCTACAACATCCCACTTGCTAATGCTAATGAAAGCCTGGGAGATTTTCAAACACGGAGCTGCATTTTGGGGGCGAGCCTTTTTTAAGCCTTTAGAATGCTAACTAACTAACATCAAAGTAAAGGAGCTGGGACGTCTTTGTACTTTCTCATTATGTACACACAACAAGCTGCAGCCGGCCGAGCAGAAATATTCACAATGAGTTATGGAAATACAGGATGAATGCTTAAGTGTCTCAAAGTCATTTTGCAAACAGACTCCATAACCTACAGCTGCAGCAGATAATTCATGGAGTCACTACTGAGGGCTTGCTGTGTCAAACTGCTGGATGAATGTGTGTGAAGAAAAGGAACCTCATTCAGTTAGATGTGTGCAGTAAATCCACATTTTGACTGAtgaattctgttaaaaaaaaaagctggaataGTTACAATTGGTGAGCGTCCGTAGGCGGCAGCGGCTGCAGCGCTCATCTGAGGTGAAATGAGACCCGGATAGACGCCGGGACTCGTCAGGGATCCGTTCATCTCATGGTGACCCATCATGGCAAATGGAGTGGCGTAAGAACCTGCGATGGACAGAGGGGTACGCAGGGCCGGGGCAGCTGAGGGAGAGGAAACACTTCATTTAGTTTTGGAAACACTAAACTACAAGTCATTGAAACTGAAccaattatttccattttattcagtttcttgATAATTCTCTGTGTTGAGGAAGATGGTGTtatatcaggggtgtcaaacatgcggcctgggggccaaaaccggccctcaaagtgtaaaaactacagagaagacattaactgcagatcgtaaatttgtaaaactataaatttaaaagaatttctggacaagttgctttgatcataaagtaaaatactagattgttcattgttcttttgtcgttttgtgtctcatttttgtaatattttgtcttgtttttgttgttttttgtcttttgtttgtctcacgtttttgttgttttgtttttcatttttgtcgcatttgtgttttttttctcatctctgtCCTTtggtgttttgctttattcattgtttgtgcatcatttctgttgttttgttgcacactttagtcatttttttgtctcatttgtccattttttgtcgctttgtaacttttttttaacattttttgtctttttttgttttgtttcatgtcatttggctcatttttttgtcattttgtttctcatttttgtcattttgtgtctcatttttgtaatattttgtcttgtttttgttgtgttttgtcaaagtcaaagtaaaatactacatcttcatttccagatagctgtgactaaatgttgtgttcctttgttgacactctgatctggaagttgtaatgtggaaatgataaactgaggcttaatgttgttgaaatggattttttttaaaaacaaatttcaggttgttcatgatgttttgtaaaaagataattccttaaatgtgaacatttaacATACTAAAATAAcggaaaatttggagttgtggttatttacaggttattatactgtgattttactggttcggtCCACGGGAGATCAAAttgtgctgaatgtggaacctgaactaagatgagtttgacacttctGGATTATATGATAAAAACTCAGGTACTGCCATTAATGTGGTGACACTGTTACctattttttacctttttttttttttttttttttaacaaggtaaaaatttattttcaactTCCAGAATATTTTactctttatttaatgttatgttcTTGCTTAATTGGcttgtctgtaaaatgtcacacTAGTGAAAAACACCCATCGCAATTTCTTAAACCCCaaattaatgtaataaaaatcCTTATTGTTCCAAAAATCGACAAATTACAAATTTATTTTCATAGGAGATGAAGAAAAgtagtacattctgaaaatagtGAAATTAAAGCCAAACTGTCTGGCATTGTtgcttgaaaatgacaaaaaactgagTTACTGGTTATTACCTATTGCCTCCATGCCCAGTGGTTTTCCCATCGTTGGAGGCCGTAGTCCCGGAGTGGTGCTGGTTCCTGGTGTTGGCGCCTCATTCCTTGGTGTAGGTGTGTTGGACTTCAGGCTTGGTGTGGATGACTTGTCATTCTGAAACAGAGATACTCTTTAATGTCGGGTAGTTTTGTATCCTCATCCTATAAGTTTACTTACTATTAccctcacagacacacacacacacaagtaaaacAGCATCCATACTGGAGTTCAAAATCCCCCTGAGAGTCAAAAATACCCCACTGGCAGGGAAATCCTAAGTGACAATCTGAGTGGACGGCTCGAGGTAATCCAATCTAACACTGACACTTCATTACAGCcgtggtgtgtgtgcgtgtgtgcgtgtgtgcgtgtgtgcgtgtgtgtgtgcgtgcgtgcgtgtgcatgcGTGGGGCAGGGCCATAAACCTTTGCTTAGAAGTCAAGCTTGTTAGAAGTGGCTGGACACGCAAGATGGTGGCCCAAACACTTCTCTCATAATTAACCTGTCTTGTCCTTTCTTTGCCGACTGAGTTGGAAACGTGATGGTTTAGCCTGGTGACACACACTAATGAGGGGCGGACACAAGCTGGGAGTCATAGGTGGATGGAAGTAATGTGGATTACTAATCTATCCTCTTTCTTGGTGAAATGGTTTACGTAAAACTAATGCTGTTGCCTGGTTGGTGAGCCTTCAGTATTAGAGAAAATGTGAAGTGGAGAAGATGAGAAGAAGCAAGAAAAGAGCGAGACAGCAGTTCCCCCGCTGCCGTGTCTCTGGGTTATTTACAGCCTCAGGCTGACGGAGAAACGACCATTTACTGGGTAAGCCATAAAGGAGATTGAGAGGACTGAGCCATAGGGTTTGATTTCCTGAGAGTGCATCTACCCTCTGCCCCCTCAAGCCTCGCATAGCAGCCAACTGCTAAGCCTGCGTATTAGTCTTCCACACAGACATCCACTTCCACTTCACTTGACAAACACCCTTTAGTGTGTCAGTTCAGCCTTTACCCCCTCCACTGGAGCCTTATTTCATCTTCGTTCTAACCCTGCACTGTGTAGCCTCTCACTCACATGGGCGTGGTCCTTTGCTTTGGAGGACGGCGTGCTGCCCGAGGAGGCAACAGAGGCGGGGCTGTTGGGGGCAGCATCCTTCTTCAGGACTCGTGATTTATCCAGGCCGTTCTCAGGAGGAGAGTGAGCCGGGCTGACTCGAGGGGTGGCTGGATCCTACAGAGTTAAacgagacagacagagagcaagACTGAGCAAACAGACCGGAGGAAAGCCACTGGCATGTACATGTAGGTCAAACAAACTGGGGCCTCATGTGcaaacacagataaatataCTCATGCATGCTCGTactctccctcacacacatgcacacacttttCATTCACTTGTCACAcccttttctctttgtgttctttgtcttaCTTTCTGCATGAATGGCAAAAGAAATACAGCAAGTGAGCACACACTCATCGCACACAACCAATATTATGACAGACTTTTTGGCAACACTGTGAAAGGTGTTCAGGCTTctacagacaaaagacaaaagggaGCTGTGTTTAGTTTCTGTGCAGTCATCACACTGAAGAATGTGGCAGAGCAGCTCATTTCAAACACAGTCTCACCTCGTTAGAAACATCCACCACCAGGTCGTCACTTTTGTCTCCATCACTGtcctgaaatgaaacaagaatGGGCTTAGTTTACTGTGAGACCATAAACAACGGTAAAATGACAGTCAGCATAAACCAGAACAGCTCAGGTTTGACCACTAGATCATATCAGATGTATGGAGGAATAATGAGTCAATGGCaggatttgtttatttgtcacatgtaCATAGCAACTGGTAACACCTTATTTTACAGGTCCATTAATTCTcaattattacattttcttgAAAGTTTGTTAAGAAGTGTTTAACTTGGCAGTAATTATGACTAAATAGTGACCTGTTGATTTACAGACATTCCTCTGAGGGAACTTGTCCACGAAAACCCCAGTAAATTCATATTAATTCATCATTAAAggctttatttttcatatatcaAATTGCATTCTAGTCTAGAGCATAGATAAATGCCTTCTTGCATGCTTAGCTGATGCTCTGTGCACTGATTAAAAGATTCAAGGATAATAAGGATTAGTGTTTGATCGGAACTAATTAATTGGAAGCGTACCAGGTAAGGGCTGTCTCCGTTTCATTTACAATTTAGATCCACCTTTTCAGGATGCTCCGAAGAAATTATGAGAAATTAACGGACCGATTAAATAAAGCAATACCAAAACTGTGGTGGTTAAGTAATCAAATTAGAGGAAATAAAGAGGTTGTTAATTATAGTCCTCTATTTTTGGTAGACTTCTGACCAGAAGGTTGAGACTTTATAAACAGTGACCTCCTCCATCAGAGttaaaataccaataaacaccaaCACTTACATATCTGCTCATGCTATCTTTGTCGTCCACTTTGCGTTTCTTTGAGTCAAGACCGTAGTCTGAAGAACCGCGGTGCTTCTCACTCGCTGCCCGCAGGCTGTCTGATGGCGACACCGAGTTATTCTGCCAACAACAACGTGCACACAGACATCAGTCTACTATGCATTTGATTATGACAGTCCTCTAATTGTCAGTTAGTATAGAACACACTGAACCACGTGACACAAGACATCCTCTGTGAACAACCCTGTGTTGCATCAAGAAGAACTAAATATTATATGAAACAAGCTGATCTTGCTCCATCTGAAGCCATCGTGACAAACTGTGTGTGACTGTTCCCAATAAATAGACCTCTTTGTTTGGTTGGGTGCCTGATTCAGAGTCAGCTTGGGTCTGTGTGCCCTTCAGTCAAACCTTCAGAAACCAGAAACGCTAGAAAATACCAAATGGTACATTTATGTCCAGACATGACTCTGGAGCCTTTTCCTTTGTCAGAACAGTTACAATATTGACTGTAAAGCTAAATGCACAACTGAACTAGACTGATTTGGGATagaagaggcagagagaatTCAGGGACAGCTTAGAACTGCTGCTGCAAAAAGCAATGGAGCTGGGAGGAAAGATTTGAGGCAGCAGAGTGGACCCACAAACACCTCTGGAAGACAAAAGCACTAACTAGCAAACAAGGTGATATGTAGAGTCCAGTGAAAtatagacacagacacacaacctgacATGTAATCCTCTTGTAAGATACATGCTTAAAGCTACAGTAACATTCCTGACTGCACTTTAATGTCtgtaacacacatgcacatgcaaataaaaaacaaaagtgaccAGAATCTCTCAGTGTGTTACTGTAAAGCCCATGTtaatgactcctgctcctgtgtgtgtgtgtgtgtgtgtgtgtgtgtgtgtgtgtgtgtgtgtgtgtgtgtgtgtgtgtgtgtgtgtgtgtgtgtgtgtgtgtgtgtgtgg
This genomic interval carries:
- the tle3b gene encoding transducin-like enhancer protein 3-B isoform X7, producing MYPQGRHPAPHQPGQPGFKFTVAESCDRIKDEFQFLQAQYHSLKVEYDKLANEKTEMQRHYVMYYEMSYGLNIEMHKQTEIAKRLNAILAQIMPFLSQEHQQQVAQAVERAKQVTMTELNAIIGQQQPPHSIYPALMQQLQAQHLSHAAHGPPVQLPPHPSGLQPPGLPPVTGAGSGLLALGALGSQAHLPVKDEKNHHDLEHRGPSSFHSPLAILKERESSTNNSVSPSDSLRAASEKHRGSSDYGLDSKKRKVDDKDSMSRYDSDGDKSDDLVVDVSNEDPATPRVSPAHSPPENGLDKSRVLKKDAAPNSPASVASSGSTPSSKAKDHAHNDKSSTPSLKSNTPTPRNEAPTPGTSTTPGLRPPTMGKPLGMEAIAAPALRTPLSIAGSYATPFAMMGHHEMNGSLTSPGVYPGLISPQMSAAAAAAYGRSPIAGFDPHPHMRAPGLPASLTSISGGKPAYSFHVSADGQMQPVPFPPDALIGPGIPRHARQINTLSHGEVVCAVTISNPTRHVYTGGKGCVKIWDISQPGSKSPVSQLDCLNRDNYIRSCKLLPDGRTLIVGGEASTLTIWDLASQTPRIKAELTSSAPACYALAISPDAKVCFSCCSDGNIAVWDLHNQTLVRQFQGHTDGASCIDISHDGTKLWTGGLDNTVRSWDLREGRQLQQHDFTSQIFSLGYCPTGEWLAVGMESSNVEVLHHTKPDKYQLHLHESCVLSLKFAYCGKWFVSTGKDNLLNAWRTPYGASIFQSKESSSVLSCDISADDKYIVTGSGDKKATVYEVIY
- the tle3b gene encoding transducin-like enhancer protein 3-B isoform X6 gives rise to the protein MYPQGRHPAPHQPGQPGFKFTVAESCDRIKDEFQFLQAQYHSLKVEYDKLANEKTEMQRHYVMYYEMSYGLNIEMHKQTEIAKRLNAILAQIMPFLSQEHQQQVAQAVERAKQVTMTELNAIIGQQPPHSIYPALMQQQLQAQHLSHAAHGPPVQLPPHPSGLQPPGLPPVTGAGSGLLALGALGSQAHLPVKDEKNHHDLEHRGPSSFHSPLAILKERESSTNNSVSPSDSLRAASEKHRGSSDYGLDSKKRKVDDKDSMSRYDSDGDKSDDLVVDVSNEDPATPRVSPAHSPPENGLDKSRVLKKDAAPNSPASVASSGSTPSSKAKDHAHNDKSSTPSLKSNTPTPRNEAPTPGTSTTPGLRPPTMGKPLGMEAIAAPALRTPLSIAGSYATPFAMMGHHEMNGSLTSPGVYPGLISPQMSAAAAAAYGRSPIAGFDPHPHMRAPGLPASLTSISGGKPAYSFHVSADGQMQPVPFPPDALIGPGIPRHARQINTLSHGEVVCAVTISNPTRHVYTGGKGCVKIWDISQPGSKSPVSQLDCLNRDNYIRSCKLLPDGRTLIVGGEASTLTIWDLASQTPRIKAELTSSAPACYALAISPDAKVCFSCCSDGNIAVWDLHNQTLVRQFQGHTDGASCIDISHDGTKLWTGGLDNTVRSWDLREGRQLQQHDFTSQIFSLGYCPTGEWLAVGMESSNVEVLHHTKPDKYQLHLHESCVLSLKFAYCGKWFVSTGKDNLLNAWRTPYGASIFQSKESSSVLSCDISADDKYIVTGSGDKKATVYEVIY
- the tle3b gene encoding transducin-like enhancer protein 3-B isoform X5, whose protein sequence is MYPQGRHPAPHQPGQPGFKFTVAESCDRIKDEFQFLQAQYHSLKVEYDKLANEKTEMQRHYVMYYEMSYGLNIEMHKQTEIAKRLNAILAQIMPFLSQEHQQQVAQAVERAKQVTMTELNAIIGQQQPPHSIYPALMQQQLQAQHLSHAAHGPPVQLPPHPSGLQPPGLPPVTGAGSGLLALGALGSQAHLPVKDEKNHHDLEHRGPSSFHSPLAILKERESSTNNSVSPSDSLRAASEKHRGSSDYGLDSKKRKVDDKDSMSRYDSDGDKSDDLVVDVSNEDPATPRVSPAHSPPENGLDKSRVLKKDAAPNSPASVASSGSTPSSKAKDHAHNDKSSTPSLKSNTPTPRNEAPTPGTSTTPGLRPPTMGKPLGMEAIAAPALRTPLSIAGSYATPFAMMGHHEMNGSLTSPGVYPGLISPQMSAAAAAAYGRSPIAGFDPHPHMRAPGLPASLTSISGGKPAYSFHVSADGQMQPVPFPPDALIGPGIPRHARQINTLSHGEVVCAVTISNPTRHVYTGGKGCVKIWDISQPGSKSPVSQLDCLNRDNYIRSCKLLPDGRTLIVGGEASTLTIWDLASQTPRIKAELTSSAPACYALAISPDAKVCFSCCSDGNIAVWDLHNQTLVRQFQGHTDGASCIDISHDGTKLWTGGLDNTVRSWDLREGRQLQQHDFTSQIFSLGYCPTGEWLAVGMESSNVEVLHHTKPDKYQLHLHESCVLSLKFAYCGKWFVSTGKDNLLNAWRTPYGASIFQSKESSSVLSCDISADDKYIVTGSGDKKATVYEVIY
- the tle3b gene encoding transducin-like enhancer protein 3-B isoform X4 gives rise to the protein MYPQGRHPAPHQPGQPGFKFTVAESCDRIKDEFQFLQAQYHSLKVEYDKLANEKTEMQRHYVMYYEMSYGLNIEMHKQTEIAKRLNAILAQIMPFLSQEHQQQVAQAVERAKQVTMTELNAIIGVRGLPNLPLTQQPPHSIYPALMQQLQAQHLSHAAHGPPVQLPPHPSGLQPPGLPPVTGAGSGLLALGALGSQAHLPVKDEKNHHDLEHRGPSSFHSPLAILKERESSTNNSVSPSDSLRAASEKHRGSSDYGLDSKKRKVDDKDSMSRYDSDGDKSDDLVVDVSNEDPATPRVSPAHSPPENGLDKSRVLKKDAAPNSPASVASSGSTPSSKAKDHAHNDKSSTPSLKSNTPTPRNEAPTPGTSTTPGLRPPTMGKPLGMEAIAAPALRTPLSIAGSYATPFAMMGHHEMNGSLTSPGVYPGLISPQMSAAAAAAYGRSPIAGFDPHPHMRAPGLPASLTSISGGKPAYSFHVSADGQMQPVPFPPDALIGPGIPRHARQINTLSHGEVVCAVTISNPTRHVYTGGKGCVKIWDISQPGSKSPVSQLDCLNRDNYIRSCKLLPDGRTLIVGGEASTLTIWDLASQTPRIKAELTSSAPACYALAISPDAKVCFSCCSDGNIAVWDLHNQTLVRQFQGHTDGASCIDISHDGTKLWTGGLDNTVRSWDLREGRQLQQHDFTSQIFSLGYCPTGEWLAVGMESSNVEVLHHTKPDKYQLHLHESCVLSLKFAYCGKWFVSTGKDNLLNAWRTPYGASIFQSKESSSVLSCDISADDKYIVTGSGDKKATVYEVIY
- the tle3b gene encoding transducin-like enhancer protein 3-B isoform X11, giving the protein MYPQGRHPAPHQPGQPGFKFTVAESCDRIKDEFQFLQAQYHSLKVEYDKLANEKTEMQRHYVMYYEMSYGLNIEMHKQTEIAKRLNAILAQIMPFLSQEHQQQVAQAVERAKQVTMTELNAIIGVRGLPNLPLTQQLQAQHLSHAAHGPPVQLPPHPSGLQPPGLPPVTGAGSGLLALGALGSQAHLPVKDEKNHHDLEHRGPSSFHSPLAILKERESSTNNSVSPSDSLRAASEKHRGSSDYGLDSKKRKVDDKDSMSRYDSDGDKSDDLVVDVSNEDPATPRVSPAHSPPENGLDKSRVLKKDAAPNSPASVASSGSTPSSKAKDHAHNDKSSTPSLKSNTPTPRNEAPTPGTSTTPGLRPPTMGKPLGMEAIAAPALRTPLSIAGSYATPFAMMGHHEMNGSLTSPGVYPGLISPQMSAAAAAAYGRSPIAGFDPHPHMRAPGLPASLTSISGGKPAYSFHVSADGQMQPVPFPPDALIGPGIPRHARQINTLSHGEVVCAVTISNPTRHVYTGGKGCVKIWDISQPGSKSPVSQLDCLNRDNYIRSCKLLPDGRTLIVGGEASTLTIWDLASQTPRIKAELTSSAPACYALAISPDAKVCFSCCSDGNIAVWDLHNQTLVRQFQGHTDGASCIDISHDGTKLWTGGLDNTVRSWDLREGRQLQQHDFTSQIFSLGYCPTGEWLAVGMESSNVEVLHHTKPDKYQLHLHESCVLSLKFAYCGKWFVSTGKDNLLNAWRTPYGASIFQSKESSSVLSCDISADDKYIVTGSGDKKATVYEVIY